From one Streptomyces chromofuscus genomic stretch:
- a CDS encoding Stp1/IreP family PP2C-type Ser/Thr phosphatase — protein sequence MSLSLRFAAGSHKGMIREGNEDSGYAGPRLLAIADGMGGAAAGEVASSEAISTIVQLDDDIPGSDVLTSLGAAVQRANDQLRQMVEDDPSLEGMGTTLTALLWTGQRLGLVHVGDSRAYLLRDGVLTQITQDHTWVQRLVDEGRITEEEATTHPQRSLLMRALGSGDHVEPDLSIREVRAGDRYLICSDGLSGVVSHQTMEETLASYQGPQETVQQLIELALRGGGPDNITVIVADVLDLDTGDTLAGQLSDTPVVVGAVAENQNHLHDNGIMQTPAGRAAGLGRQVPGQGGGGGEFGPPGSGDTTGYIPTDGFGGYGDDDFVKPRPRRRWLKRSVYGILALAVVGGGLYAGHRWTQTQYYVGTNGEHVALYRGISQDLAWVSLSKVEKDHPEIELKYLPPYQQKLVEATIAEGGLKNAQAKIDELAVQASACKKEAQRRAAESENSAQTGQGEAGGTTGTTRTSLTSKATPTPSATGSQTPTQSATAPTPSPGPSLSEEEQKVVSLCGKQ from the coding sequence ATGAGTCTGTCACTGCGCTTCGCCGCCGGTTCGCACAAAGGCATGATCCGCGAGGGCAACGAGGACTCCGGATACGCCGGTCCTCGCCTGCTCGCCATCGCCGACGGCATGGGCGGCGCCGCGGCCGGCGAGGTCGCCTCCTCCGAGGCGATCTCCACCATCGTCCAGCTCGACGACGACATCCCCGGCTCGGACGTCCTCACCTCGCTCGGCGCCGCAGTCCAGCGCGCCAACGACCAGCTGCGCCAGATGGTCGAGGACGACCCGTCGCTGGAGGGCATGGGCACCACCCTCACCGCCCTGCTGTGGACCGGCCAGCGACTCGGCCTCGTCCACGTCGGCGACTCGCGCGCGTACCTGCTGCGCGACGGTGTCCTCACGCAGATCACCCAGGACCACACGTGGGTGCAGCGTCTGGTCGACGAGGGCCGGATCACCGAGGAAGAGGCCACCACCCACCCGCAGCGCTCGCTGCTGATGCGCGCCCTCGGCAGCGGCGACCACGTCGAGCCCGACCTGTCGATCCGTGAGGTCCGGGCCGGCGACCGCTACCTGATCTGCTCCGACGGGCTGTCCGGGGTCGTCTCCCACCAGACGATGGAAGAGACCCTCGCCAGCTACCAGGGCCCGCAGGAGACCGTGCAGCAGCTGATCGAGCTGGCGCTGCGCGGCGGCGGCCCGGACAACATCACCGTCATCGTCGCCGACGTCCTCGACCTCGACACCGGCGACACCCTCGCCGGGCAGCTGTCCGACACCCCGGTCGTGGTCGGCGCGGTCGCCGAGAACCAGAACCACCTGCACGACAACGGCATCATGCAGACCCCGGCCGGCCGCGCCGCCGGCCTCGGCCGCCAGGTGCCCGGACAGGGCGGCGGGGGCGGCGAGTTCGGCCCGCCCGGCTCCGGCGACACCACCGGCTACATCCCGACGGACGGCTTCGGGGGCTACGGCGACGACGACTTCGTCAAGCCCCGGCCCCGGCGCCGCTGGCTGAAGAGATCCGTCTACGGCATCCTCGCGCTGGCCGTCGTCGGCGGCGGTCTGTACGCCGGTCACCGCTGGACGCAGACCCAGTACTACGTCGGCACCAACGGCGAACACGTGGCGCTGTACCGGGGGATCAGCCAGGATCTGGCCTGGGTGTCGCTGTCGAAGGTCGAGAAGGACCACCCTGAGATCGAACTCAAGTACCTGCCGCCGTACCAGCAGAAGCTGGTCGAGGCCACGATCGCCGAAGGCGGGCTGAAGAACGCCCAGGCCAAGATCGACGAGCTGGCCGTGCAGGCCTCCGCGTGCAAGAAGGAGGCGCAGCGGCGCGCTGCCGAGAGCGAGAACTCCGCGCAGACCGGCCAGGGCGAGGCCGGCGGTACCACGGGAACCACCCGTACCTCCCTCACGTCCAAGGCAACGCCGACCCCGTCGGCCACCGGATCCCAGACCCCGACCCAGTCCGCGACCGCGCCCACTCCCAGCCCCGGCCCCAGCCTCTCGGAGGAAGAGCAGAAGGTCGTCTCGCTGTGCGGTAAGCAGTAG
- a CDS encoding FHA domain-containing protein FhaB/FipA, with product MSELTLTVMRLGFLAVLWLFVIVAVQVIRSDLFGTRVTQRGSRRDAGRAQQATRQAPPQQRQQPAGGRARRNAPTKLVVTEGTLTGTTVALQSQTITLGRAHDSTIVLDDDYASSRHARIYPDRDGQWIVEDLGSTNGTYLDRTRLTTPLPIPLGAPIRIGKTVIELRK from the coding sequence ATGTCAGAGCTGACCCTCACGGTCATGCGGCTGGGTTTCCTGGCCGTACTGTGGCTGTTCGTGATCGTGGCCGTGCAGGTCATCCGCAGCGATCTGTTCGGTACCCGCGTCACACAGCGCGGATCCCGGCGGGACGCGGGCCGGGCGCAGCAGGCCACGCGCCAGGCGCCCCCGCAGCAGCGCCAGCAGCCGGCCGGCGGCCGGGCGCGCCGCAACGCCCCCACCAAGCTGGTGGTGACCGAGGGCACACTCACCGGCACCACCGTCGCGCTCCAGTCCCAGACCATCACCCTGGGCCGCGCGCACGACAGCACGATCGTGCTGGACGACGACTACGCCTCCAGCCGGCATGCCAGGATCTACCCGGACCGGGACGGCCAGTGGATCGTCGAGGACCTCGGGTCCACGAACGGCACCTATCTCGACCGGACCCGCCTCACGACCCCCCTGCCGATTCCGCTGGGTGCACCGATCCGCATCGGCAAGACCGTCATCGAGCTGCGGAAGTAG
- a CDS encoding FhaA domain-containing protein, which produces MGVLKKFEQRLEGLVNGTFAKVFKSEVQPVEIAGALQRECDNNATIWNRDRTVVPNDFIVELSAPDFERLSPYSGQLGDELAGMVRDYAKQQRYTFMGPIKVHLEKADDLDTGLYRVRSRTLASSSNQQGPAPAADGARPAAGGYGYPPAGAPRSPPALRPCRGAPPGALPGGYGYPQPAQPAAQRPGAGPGAAAGSRTRYWIEINGTRHQISRATLVMGRSTEADVRIDDPGVSRRHCEIRTGTPSTIQDLGSTNGIVVDGQHTTRATLRDGSRIVVGSTTVIYRQAEG; this is translated from the coding sequence ATGGGAGTCCTGAAGAAGTTCGAGCAGCGTCTCGAAGGTCTGGTCAACGGCACCTTCGCCAAGGTGTTCAAGTCCGAGGTCCAGCCGGTGGAGATCGCCGGCGCGCTGCAGCGCGAGTGCGACAACAACGCCACCATCTGGAACCGGGACCGGACCGTCGTCCCCAACGACTTCATCGTGGAGCTGAGCGCCCCGGACTTCGAGCGCCTCAGCCCTTACTCCGGCCAGCTCGGCGACGAGCTCGCCGGCATGGTCCGCGACTACGCCAAGCAGCAGCGCTACACCTTCATGGGCCCGATCAAGGTCCACCTGGAGAAGGCCGACGACCTGGACACCGGTCTGTACCGGGTGCGCAGCCGTACGCTCGCCTCCTCCAGCAACCAGCAGGGCCCGGCCCCCGCGGCCGACGGCGCCCGCCCCGCCGCCGGCGGCTACGGCTACCCGCCCGCGGGCGCCCCGCGCAGCCCGCCGGCGCTCCGCCCATGCCGCGGCGCCCCGCCCGGGGCCCTCCCCGGCGGGTACGGCTATCCGCAGCCGGCCCAGCCCGCCGCCCAGCGGCCCGGCGCCGGGCCCGGCGCCGCCGCCGGCTCGCGCACCCGGTACTGGATCGAAATCAACGGCACCCGCCACCAGATCTCCCGCGCGACGCTGGTGATGGGCCGCAGCACCGAGGCCGACGTGCGGATCGACGACCCCGGCGTGTCCCGCCGGCACTGTGAGATCCGGACCGGAACGCCCTCGACGATCCAGGATCTCGGATCCACCAACGGCATCGTGGTGGACGGGCAGCACACCACCCGCGCTACGCTCCGCGACGGCTCGCGGATCGTCGTGGGCAGCACCACCGTTATCTATAGGCAAGCCGAAGGGTGA
- a CDS encoding ABC transporter permease → MLSVALRTLRIRWVTFVGSFVALSLGVALLAVMGLALASSLDAPERQPERFAEAPVVVKGQDTLRVPTSSGERTHRLAHPRPVPAATVAELERLGTVVEDRSFAVRARGAPGELVGHPWSTARFAPYDLTSGRAPRADGEVVVSGEWAEPGRRVTTGRGSVLVVGTVADRGFENAVFFTDARAAALSPRSTQLVVDADAADVRAAVSGAEGVRVLTGTDRRYADADPDRGSEALTAMNAMFGTAGGVTAFVSVFVVASTFAFAVAQRRRDFGLLRTAGATPGQLRRMVFAEAFAVGVLASAAGCVLGAYGAPRLADWVVDGGLAPAWFEIGDHGWPYHMAFWTGLLVALCGVLAASWRAGRTGPTQALREASVDSRAMTWGSRLFGTALLLTAAVTLSLALATDPGELLHRKTYVSRPMLLITAVALLAPVVVRPLTRLIAWLPAQLPGAGGMLVRENAAAGVRRTAAIAAPVLVTVALTGSLLGATATLNEAKATETREQTAADFVITPAGDDGFDAATLAKLKAVPGAEVSATSSSAVYVLEEGVALIRSDARAAQAGPPAAALHLPLAAGRVSDLDDGSIIVNEEWERHAVGERVQVWLGDGTKKSLRIAAVMTTGTGDSGVWVTAANAPGAPVDRVDVSVAAGADTAAVGAGLREAAGGARVFTRDEWVRASYPETNRTTRYGFLLVLGIALLYTGISLANTMVMATSDRIRDLAVLRLAGATTWQVLRLVGAEALMVVAVGGVLGLLVAGLNLAGMWSALGLLSVWSSIEIPWAALGAAVGACAVLAVVSSVVPAGLAMRRRAVELAGMKE, encoded by the coding sequence GTGCTGAGCGTCGCCCTGCGCACCCTGCGCATCCGCTGGGTCACCTTCGTCGGCAGCTTCGTCGCGCTCTCGCTCGGCGTCGCACTGCTCGCCGTGATGGGCCTGGCCCTCGCCTCCTCGCTGGACGCGCCCGAGCGGCAGCCGGAGCGGTTCGCCGAGGCGCCCGTCGTCGTCAAGGGCCAGGACACCTTGCGGGTGCCCACGTCGAGCGGCGAGCGCACCCACCGGCTCGCGCATCCCCGCCCGGTGCCCGCCGCGACAGTCGCCGAGCTGGAGCGACTCGGCACCGTGGTCGAGGACCGGTCCTTCGCCGTACGGGCCCGGGGCGCGCCCGGCGAGCTGGTCGGCCACCCGTGGTCCACCGCCCGCTTCGCGCCGTACGACCTCACCTCCGGGCGGGCCCCCCGGGCCGACGGCGAGGTCGTCGTCAGCGGCGAGTGGGCCGAGCCCGGCCGGCGGGTGACCACCGGCCGGGGCTCCGTCCTGGTCGTCGGCACGGTCGCCGACCGCGGCTTCGAGAACGCCGTCTTCTTCACCGACGCGCGCGCCGCCGCGCTCTCCCCGAGGAGTACGCAGCTCGTGGTCGACGCCGACGCGGCCGACGTGCGCGCGGCGGTGAGCGGGGCGGAGGGCGTCCGGGTGCTCACCGGCACCGACCGCCGGTACGCCGACGCCGATCCCGACCGGGGCAGCGAGGCGCTCACCGCGATGAACGCCATGTTCGGCACGGCGGGCGGCGTCACCGCGTTCGTGTCGGTGTTCGTGGTGGCGTCCACCTTCGCCTTCGCGGTCGCCCAGCGGCGCCGGGACTTCGGACTGCTGCGCACCGCCGGCGCGACGCCGGGGCAGCTCCGGCGGATGGTGTTCGCGGAGGCGTTCGCGGTGGGCGTGCTCGCCTCCGCGGCGGGCTGTGTGCTCGGCGCGTACGGGGCGCCGCGGCTGGCCGACTGGGTGGTCGACGGCGGTCTGGCGCCGGCCTGGTTCGAGATCGGCGACCACGGCTGGCCGTACCACATGGCGTTCTGGACCGGTCTGCTGGTCGCGTTGTGCGGTGTGCTGGCCGCGTCCTGGCGGGCCGGCCGCACCGGCCCCACGCAGGCGCTGCGCGAGGCGTCCGTGGACAGCCGGGCGATGACCTGGGGCAGCCGCCTGTTCGGCACAGCCCTGCTGCTGACCGCCGCCGTGACGCTGAGCCTGGCCCTGGCCACCGACCCGGGCGAGCTGCTGCACCGCAAGACGTACGTCAGCCGCCCGATGCTGCTGATCACCGCGGTGGCGCTGCTCGCGCCGGTGGTGGTGCGCCCGCTGACCCGGCTGATCGCCTGGCTGCCGGCCCAACTGCCCGGCGCGGGCGGGATGCTGGTGCGGGAGAACGCCGCCGCCGGGGTGCGCCGTACGGCCGCGATCGCGGCGCCCGTGCTGGTCACCGTCGCCCTCACGGGCTCACTGCTCGGCGCCACCGCGACGCTGAACGAGGCGAAGGCCACCGAGACCCGTGAGCAGACCGCCGCCGACTTCGTGATCACGCCGGCCGGCGACGACGGCTTCGACGCGGCCACCCTGGCGAAGCTGAAGGCGGTGCCGGGCGCCGAGGTGTCGGCGACCTCGTCGAGCGCGGTGTACGTCCTGGAGGAGGGCGTGGCGCTGATCCGGTCCGACGCCCGTGCCGCGCAGGCCGGTCCGCCGGCCGCGGCCCTCCATCTGCCGCTGGCCGCCGGGAGGGTGAGCGACCTCGACGACGGCTCGATCATCGTGAACGAGGAGTGGGAGCGGCACGCCGTGGGCGAGCGGGTCCAGGTGTGGCTCGGCGACGGTACGAAGAAGTCGCTGCGGATCGCCGCCGTGATGACCACCGGCACGGGCGACAGCGGCGTCTGGGTCACCGCCGCCAACGCCCCGGGCGCGCCCGTGGACCGCGTCGACGTGAGCGTCGCGGCGGGCGCGGACACGGCGGCCGTGGGCGCGGGCCTGCGCGAGGCGGCGGGCGGGGCCCGGGTGTTCACCCGGGACGAGTGGGTGCGGGCCAGTTACCCCGAGACCAACCGCACGACCCGCTACGGCTTTCTGCTGGTCCTCGGCATCGCCCTGCTCTACACCGGCATCTCCCTGGCCAACACGATGGTCATGGCGACGTCCGACCGGATCCGCGACCTGGCCGTGCTGCGTCTGGCGGGGGCCACCACGTGGCAGGTGCTGCGGCTGGTCGGCGCCGAGGCGCTGATGGTGGTCGCGGTCGGCGGGGTGCTGGGACTGCTCGTCGCCGGGCTGAACCTGGCCGGCATGTGGAGCGCGCTGGGCCTGCTGTCGGTGTGGAGCTCGATCGAGATCCCGTGGGCGGCGCTCGGGGCGGCCGTGGGCGCGTGCGCGGTGCTGGCGGTGGTGTCGTCCGTCGTACCGGCCGGCCTGGCCATGCGGCGCCGTGCGGTGGAACTGGCCGGCATGAAGGAGTGA
- a CDS encoding ABC transporter ATP-binding protein, which produces MNNDAIRLHHVSRRYGAGGNAVTALDQVSLSFPRGTFTAVMGPSGSGKSTLLQCAAGLDRPTSGSVTVGGTELTELSETGLTLLRRARIGFVFQAFNLLPSLTAEQNVALPLRLAGRRVPKARVREVLAQVGLGDRARHRPTEMSGGQQQRVALARALITRPEVLFGDEPTGALDSQTSHEVLALLRGMVDREGQTIIMVTHDPVAAGYADRVVFLVDGRVNGELVGAGADDIAARTTKLETGASRPQSAPTSSEALPC; this is translated from the coding sequence ATGAACAACGACGCCATCCGATTGCACCACGTCAGCAGGCGGTACGGGGCGGGCGGCAACGCCGTGACGGCACTCGACCAGGTCTCGCTCTCCTTCCCACGGGGCACGTTCACCGCGGTCATGGGCCCCTCCGGGTCCGGCAAGTCGACCCTGCTGCAGTGCGCGGCGGGCCTGGACCGGCCCACGTCCGGCTCGGTCACCGTCGGCGGCACCGAGCTGACCGAGTTGAGCGAGACCGGGCTGACCCTGCTGCGCCGTGCGCGCATCGGCTTCGTCTTCCAGGCGTTCAACCTGCTGCCCTCGCTGACCGCGGAGCAGAACGTCGCCCTCCCGCTGCGCCTGGCCGGCCGGCGCGTGCCGAAGGCCCGGGTCCGCGAGGTGCTGGCGCAGGTCGGGCTCGGCGACCGGGCCCGGCACCGGCCGACCGAGATGTCCGGCGGCCAGCAACAGCGCGTGGCGCTGGCCCGGGCCCTGATCACCCGCCCCGAGGTGCTGTTCGGCGACGAACCGACCGGTGCCCTGGACTCGCAGACCAGCCATGAGGTGCTGGCGCTGCTGCGCGGCATGGTGGACCGCGAGGGCCAGACGATCATCATGGTCACGCACGACCCCGTGGCCGCCGGCTACGCGGACCGCGTCGTCTTCCTCGTCGACGGCCGTGTCAACGGCGAGCTCGTCGGGGCGGGCGCCGACGACATCGCCGCCCGGACGACCAAGCTGGAGACCGGGGCGTCCCGGCCGCAGTCCGCGCCGACCTCCTCGGAGGCCCTGCCGTGCTGA
- a CDS encoding DedA family protein — protein sequence MTAWPAEHGAAHGGLGILAVVLLPALEAALPVIGTPLPGQTAVVVGGMLARHGHVPVEAALLTAPADAVLGSLAGYAVGRRRRSRVPAPLRSGPGRRKYTDRALGLIERRGAGAVFVGRCTAVLRTLVPTLCGATRMPLPPRYLLRSVVGGAVWPPAFVLIGYAMGPADFG from the coding sequence ATGACGGCTTGGCCGGCGGAGCACGGGGCGGCGCACGGCGGCCTCGGCATCCTCGCCGTGGTGCTGCTGCCCGCGCTGGAGGCCGCCCTGCCGGTGATCGGCACGCCGCTGCCGGGGCAGACCGCGGTGGTGGTGGGCGGGATGCTCGCCCGGCACGGCCATGTGCCGGTGGAGGCGGCGCTGCTCACCGCGCCGGCCGACGCGGTCCTGGGCAGCCTGGCCGGCTACGCGGTCGGACGGCGCCGGCGGTCCCGCGTGCCGGCCCCGCTGCGGTCGGGGCCGGGCCGGCGGAAGTACACCGATCGGGCGCTCGGTCTGATCGAGCGGCGTGGCGCGGGCGCGGTGTTCGTCGGGCGCTGCACGGCCGTGCTGCGCACGCTCGTGCCGACGTTGTGCGGGGCGACCCGCATGCCGCTGCCGCCGCGCTACCTGCTCAGGTCGGTGGTCGGCGGCGCGGTGTGGCCCCCGGCGTTCGTCCTGATCGGCTACGCCATGGGCCCCGCCGACTTCGGCTGA
- a CDS encoding sensor histidine kinase, producing the protein MSRPDFLLSAWPWRSVGYLLTGAVAGLFALVAVVVLAALGGALAIVLVGLPLLVVLALVGIPVAWGERRRLRLVDLDPALDLHQHQPPAARGLWAWLTARLREQVTWRELGYTVLFAGLLWPVDALVITVALLFPLSMVVTPLWMATIGEGEAKVLKQWTVTTWPTAFGVAVLGLLLMTLCAYLLGLAAGARAELTRLLIAPRDAELDAKVVELTRSRVRLVDAFEAERRRIERDLHDGAQQRLVALTMTLGLARLDAPPGPLADQLAKAHEEAGKALAELRELIHGIHPKVLADYGLEAAVLDAADRSAVPVDVDLELPGRLPQAVEAAAYFVVCEALANVGRHSGAARAEVSGGHGGGRLVLEVRDDGCGGADAAAGTGLTGLADRVSVLDGRLSLSSPPGGPTLLRVEFPCDPCRPTDRCA; encoded by the coding sequence ATGTCGCGGCCGGACTTCCTGCTGTCGGCGTGGCCCTGGCGGTCGGTCGGCTATCTGCTGACCGGCGCCGTGGCCGGTCTGTTCGCGCTGGTGGCCGTCGTGGTTCTGGCGGCGCTCGGCGGGGCCCTCGCGATCGTGCTGGTGGGCCTGCCGCTGCTGGTCGTCCTCGCCCTCGTCGGCATTCCGGTGGCGTGGGGCGAACGACGCAGGCTGCGCCTGGTCGACCTGGACCCGGCACTCGACCTGCACCAGCACCAGCCGCCCGCCGCCCGGGGCCTGTGGGCGTGGCTGACCGCCCGGCTCCGGGAACAGGTGACCTGGCGGGAACTCGGCTACACCGTGCTGTTCGCGGGCCTGCTCTGGCCCGTCGACGCCCTCGTGATCACCGTCGCGCTGCTGTTCCCGCTGTCCATGGTGGTCACCCCGCTGTGGATGGCCACGATCGGCGAGGGCGAGGCGAAGGTGCTCAAGCAGTGGACGGTCACCACCTGGCCGACCGCGTTCGGTGTCGCCGTCCTCGGGCTGCTGCTCATGACGCTGTGCGCCTACCTCCTCGGCCTGGCCGCCGGCGCCCGCGCCGAACTGACCCGCCTCCTGATCGCCCCGCGCGACGCCGAACTCGACGCCAAGGTGGTCGAACTCACCCGCTCCCGTGTGCGGTTGGTGGACGCCTTCGAGGCCGAGCGGCGGCGCATCGAGCGCGATCTGCACGACGGCGCCCAGCAACGCCTCGTCGCCCTGACGATGACCCTCGGCCTGGCCCGCCTCGACGCCCCGCCCGGCCCCCTGGCCGACCAACTCGCCAAGGCCCACGAGGAGGCCGGCAAGGCCCTCGCCGAACTGCGCGAACTCATCCACGGCATCCATCCCAAGGTGCTCGCCGACTACGGCCTCGAAGCGGCCGTCCTGGACGCCGCCGACCGCTCGGCGGTCCCGGTCGACGTCGACCTGGAACTGCCGGGCCGACTGCCCCAGGCGGTCGAGGCCGCCGCGTACTTCGTGGTCTGCGAGGCGCTCGCCAACGTCGGCAGGCACAGCGGGGCCGCGCGCGCCGAGGTGAGCGGCGGGCACGGCGGGGGACGGCTCGTGCTGGAGGTGCGCGACGACGGGTGCGGCGGCGCCGACGCGGCGGCGGGCACCGGGCTGACGGGACTCGCCGACCGGGTGTCGGTCCTCGATGGCAGACTCTCCCTGTCCAGTCCGCCGGGTGGACCGACCCTGCTGCGTGTGGAGTTTCCTTGCGACCCCTGCCGGCCGACCGATCGCTGCGCGTAG
- a CDS encoding response regulator transcription factor: MPADRSLRVVLAEDSVLLREGLIGLLGRCGHEVVAAVGDAEALVAAVEEHEPDIVVTDVRMPPGFQDEGLHAAVRLRERRPRLPVLVLSQYVQRTYASALLDSGDGTGIGYLLKDRVGQVEEFVDALGEVADGGTVVDPEVVRQLLRRRRDPLERLTSREREVLALIAEGKSNGAIARELVVSEAAVGKHISNILTKLDLPPADETHRRVLAVLAYLRA, encoded by the coding sequence CTGCCGGCCGACCGATCGCTGCGCGTAGTACTGGCCGAGGACAGCGTGCTGCTGCGGGAGGGGCTGATCGGCCTGCTCGGCCGCTGCGGCCACGAGGTGGTCGCGGCCGTCGGCGACGCCGAGGCGCTGGTCGCCGCGGTCGAGGAACACGAACCCGACATCGTGGTGACGGACGTACGGATGCCACCCGGTTTCCAGGACGAGGGCCTGCACGCGGCGGTCCGGCTCCGCGAACGGCGCCCTCGACTCCCGGTGCTCGTCCTCAGCCAGTACGTGCAGCGGACGTACGCCTCCGCACTCCTCGACTCCGGCGACGGAACCGGCATCGGCTATCTGCTGAAGGACCGGGTCGGCCAGGTCGAGGAGTTCGTCGACGCGCTCGGCGAGGTCGCCGACGGCGGCACGGTCGTCGACCCCGAGGTCGTGCGCCAGCTGCTGCGCCGGCGCCGGGACCCGCTGGAGCGGCTCACCTCCCGCGAGCGGGAGGTCCTGGCCCTGATCGCGGAGGGCAAGTCCAACGGCGCGATCGCCCGCGAACTGGTGGTGTCCGAGGCGGCCGTCGGCAAGCACATCAGCAACATCCTCACCAAGCTCGACCTGCCACCGGCGGACGAGACGCACCGGCGGGTGCTGGCGGTACTGGCCTATCTGCGGGCGTGA
- a CDS encoding DUF2252 domain-containing protein has product MVTEAGVRDADSGTVRIPRVQGFAEWSPQGARSPKAEGKALRERIPRRAHATLDLDGARPDAVAAVEESNRGRIPELTPIRVGRMAATPFAFLRGSAGLMAHDLARTPMTRVRAQICGDAHAANFGLYGDARGGLVIDLNDFDETVYGPWEWDLKRLAASLVLAGREAGADEDTCRAAAHDAAGAYRRTMRLLAKLPVLDAWNAIADEELVSYTDAHDLLGTLERVSEKARANTSGRFAARSTEPTEEGGRRFVDAPPVLRRVPDAEAAAVAASLEDYLATLSEDRLPLLSRHAVHDVAIRIVGTGSVGLRSYVVLLLDHRGEALILQVKEARGSALLPHLLTAGFEAAPVDHEGRRVVLGQKRMQVVSDILLGWTTVEGRPFQVRQFRNRKGSVDPAALSTDQLDDYARMTGALLARAHSHSADPRLISGYCGKNEELDEAVAAFATAYADVTEADHAALVAAVRAGKVAAETGV; this is encoded by the coding sequence ATGGTGACCGAGGCCGGTGTGCGGGACGCGGATTCCGGGACGGTGCGGATTCCACGGGTGCAGGGCTTCGCCGAGTGGTCGCCCCAGGGCGCGCGCTCGCCCAAGGCGGAGGGGAAGGCCCTGCGTGAGCGGATCCCGCGGCGCGCCCACGCCACCCTCGACCTCGACGGCGCCCGGCCCGACGCGGTGGCCGCGGTCGAGGAGTCCAACCGGGGCCGCATCCCCGAGCTCACGCCGATAAGGGTGGGCAGGATGGCGGCCACGCCGTTCGCCTTCCTGCGCGGATCGGCGGGCCTCATGGCCCACGACCTCGCCCGCACACCCATGACCCGCGTCCGCGCCCAGATCTGCGGCGACGCCCACGCGGCCAACTTCGGCCTGTACGGCGACGCGCGCGGCGGCCTGGTCATCGACCTCAACGACTTCGACGAAACGGTGTACGGCCCCTGGGAGTGGGACCTCAAGCGGCTTGCCGCCTCGCTGGTGCTGGCCGGGCGGGAGGCGGGCGCCGACGAGGACACCTGCCGGGCGGCCGCCCATGACGCCGCAGGCGCCTACCGCCGCACCATGCGACTGCTGGCCAAGCTCCCGGTGCTGGACGCGTGGAACGCCATCGCGGACGAGGAGCTGGTCTCCTACACCGACGCCCACGACCTGCTCGGCACGCTGGAGCGGGTCTCGGAGAAGGCACGGGCCAACACCAGTGGGCGGTTCGCGGCGCGGTCGACCGAGCCGACCGAGGAGGGCGGACGCCGGTTCGTGGACGCGCCGCCGGTGCTGCGCCGCGTCCCGGACGCGGAGGCCGCGGCGGTGGCGGCGTCGCTGGAGGACTATCTGGCGACGCTGTCGGAGGACCGTCTGCCGCTGCTCTCCCGGCACGCGGTGCACGACGTGGCCATCCGGATCGTGGGCACGGGCAGCGTGGGCCTGCGTTCGTACGTCGTCCTGCTCCTGGACCACCGCGGTGAGGCGCTGATACTCCAGGTGAAGGAGGCCCGAGGCTCGGCGCTGCTGCCGCATCTGCTGACGGCCGGTTTCGAGGCGGCGCCCGTGGACCACGAGGGCCGCCGGGTGGTCCTCGGGCAGAAGCGGATGCAGGTGGTCAGCGACATCCTGCTCGGCTGGACGACCGTCGAGGGCCGCCCCTTCCAGGTCCGGCAGTTCCGCAACCGCAAGGGCAGCGTGGACCCCGCGGCGCTCTCCACCGACCAGCTCGACGACTACGCCCGCATGACCGGCGCCCTCCTCGCCCGCGCCCACTCCCACAGCGCCGACCCCCGCCTGATCTCCGGCTACTGCGGCAAGAACGAGGAACTGGACGAGGCGGTGGCCGCGTTCGCCACCGCCTACGCCGACGTCACCGAGGCGGATCACGCGGCGCTGGTGGCGGCGGTGAGGGCGGGGAAGGTCGCGGCGGAGACGGGGGTGTGA
- a CDS encoding rhodanese-like domain-containing protein, translated as MNFGAVPTVGVTDLKDDDFLLDVREDEEWHAGHAAGALHIPMSEFVARYGELTEAAPQDGRVHVICRSGGRSAQVAMYLNQQGVDAVNVAGGMEAWEALGRPVVTDAGEPGAVV; from the coding sequence ATGAACTTCGGAGCTGTTCCCACGGTCGGGGTCACGGACCTCAAGGACGACGACTTCCTCCTGGACGTCCGCGAGGACGAGGAGTGGCACGCCGGCCACGCCGCCGGGGCGCTGCACATCCCCATGAGCGAGTTCGTGGCCCGGTACGGCGAGCTGACCGAGGCCGCCCCGCAGGACGGCCGCGTCCACGTGATCTGCCGCTCCGGCGGCCGCTCGGCGCAGGTGGCGATGTACCTCAACCAGCAGGGCGTCGACGCCGTCAACGTCGCCGGCGGCATGGAGGCGTGGGAGGCCCTCGGGCGTCCGGTGGTCACGGACGCGGGCGAGCCGGGAGCGGTGGTCTGA